Genomic segment of Desulforhopalus sp.:
GATGGGGATGGCTAAAGACCCTGGCACGCGTTTGCCTCCAGTCGTCGTCATGGGCGGTATCCCGGCCCGGGTAAATGGCAGGCGGGATGGGCAAGAAATTACCGGGGCATGATGCCGCAGTATCTCGATCTTCTTACCAGAATCTGATTTCTACGGCAAGCTGCTTAGCTCATTGACGGTGTTTTGGCCTCTGCCCGGAATCCTCCTGGCGTCTGGGTGGAGGTAGCTGGCGGGAAACTGAGGGCGGCAGGAAAGGATCGTTCAAAGGAGGCGCGAGGGGCCGGCGCACCGGCCCCTCGGGAGTAAAAGGAAGAAGCCGGCCTCGGTCAAACAACAATGCACAGTGCCTCTGTCCGTGCCATCTGGGTCAGCTTATTGGTGACCCTGCCCATGGAAAATTCGGCGACCTTGGTCATGCCACGTCGTCCAACAACGATCGTCCCGTAGCCATTTTGTCGGGCCTCCTGGACTATGGCGGCCGCCCGGCTTTTTACCGAGGTGATGATCTTGCTGGAGACCCTGGATGGGGCAATGTTCATTTTCTCAAGGTGCTCCTTGGCGAGTTGCAGGGCCGGTTGAATCTTGCTTTCGGCATCACGCAGCAGTTGCTGGCGATAGGCCTCGGGAAAGATATCCTCCATTCCCTCAGTGGAGATATTAATGCCCCGGATTGCATGGAAAAGGGTCATGGAGTTGTTGTTGTGGTTGAGCAGATCGGCGCTGTGATCAACCGCCTTTTGCCCGCCATCCGAGGAATCCATGGCGATCAGAACCTTGTTCGAGTTGGGCTTACCGCCAATCAGCCACAGGGAAAAGGTGCTGGCGGCACCGAGGACCTTACTGGCGACACTACCAAGGGGGGTGCCTTCTTCGGCGCTCGCCTTACCGCGGCCGAGTACCACGACATCATATCCTTGCCGGGCCAGGGCGACGATATCCCGGGCGATGCCCTCTTTTTGCCTGCCGATTTGGGTGACAATTGCCGACTGGTTAAATCCGGCCTCCTGGAAGAGAATCTTGGCGTTGTCCATGAAGGTGTTGGCGATGGCCTCCTGTTGTTGTTCCCAGGCACGTAGTGACTCTATCTTTTCCTGCCAGGCTGGATCATTGCCGAGATCCCAAAAAACCTCAGGCACCTTACTCATGACCTGGTAAACAACGATTTCCACTCTGCTGGGGGGGACTGTCGCAGAAACATAACGAAGCGCGTCCAAGGATTGTTCCGATCCATCGACAGCTACGAGTATTTTTCTTTTCTGTACACTCATCTTTTACTCCTCCATTGACCCATATTTGGTGTTGCTCAAGCGCCAGAACCATTTTATGAAGGTCCATATCCCTCATGGCGGGGGCAGTCTGCTGCTTTCCGGCAACGGTGTTATTCCTTTGTCCTTTCAAAAGAGATGCCAGTCCTGGAGGAAAAGAGGTAACTTGCCGAATTTTCGTGTAATGCCGGTTCGCTCTAGCCTGGAAGCGGGGATATGGCAAAGGGGTGGTAACAGAGAAATCTGTGTGGAGTTGGTAA
This window contains:
- a CDS encoding universal stress protein — encoded protein: MSVQKRKILVAVDGSEQSLDALRYVSATVPPSRVEIVVYQVMSKVPEVFWDLGNDPAWQEKIESLRAWEQQQEAIANTFMDNAKILFQEAGFNQSAIVTQIGRQKEGIARDIVALARQGYDVVVLGRGKASAEEGTPLGSVASKVLGAASTFSLWLIGGKPNSNKVLIAMDSSDGGQKAVDHSADLLNHNNNSMTLFHAIRGINISTEGMEDIFPEAYRQQLLRDAESKIQPALQLAKEHLEKMNIAPSRVSSKIITSVKSRAAAIVQEARQNGYGTIVVGRRGMTKVAEFSMGRVTNKLTQMARTEALCIVV